AAATAGAAATCGGTGAAGTGGCGGAGGGGGGAGTAAAGAAATGTCATGAGATATTATTGGTGGACAAGCTTCATACCACCCATCTCTTTCCATTTACCCCATTTTCTCGTAATGCTCAACTTCCCCAATGCAATTACCCTTCTCCGATCTGAATCCCATGGCCCGCATGGCCTGCTCCTGTTTGCATTGACTCTCCtagctcctcctcctccactaGTCATAGAGCTCTTCTGCTGACTGCCTCTCTTGCTTCCTTAGCTGGGACTGAGGCTCTCCCTCCCACTGTGAATGGAGTACGGGGGCATTCGGTCTCCCTATCTCCTGAGATTGCAGGTGGACTGGACATTGGCAAGATTGAGTGGAGGAAAACATCTCTCAGAAGCAAAATTACAGAGTTCTCAAAGGGGAATATTGCATACTTCGGAACTGAGGAATACGGGCAACGGATCACTTTGCATCCCAAGAGTTTAACTCTGGAAATCCGTGATCTACGGAGAGAGGACGCTGGTGATTATGAGGTGACAGTTATTTTACGTTCAGGGACTGAAATTCAGTCAAGAATCCGACTGGAGGTGTACGGTGAGTGCGACTGTTGTGGAGGGGTTTGAGTTTCATTGGCTCCTGAAACAGCGTTGGTTAATGGGTGGGGCAGATCCTGTGCCTTCCTCTGTTTACTGAACCCCACTGACTGTCAGAGTCCAGAGATGGCGGTCACAGAGGTTAGGCAGTGCAAGGTTGGGGGGCACACCAACCACATTTCCAGAGATCGGGCCAGGGGCTGCGAAGTCAAATCATCAATGGGGATCTCATGGCTCTGAGGCTGGAGAAGCTAAGCACATGGGGAGGATAGAACAGAGGATAGGCCGATGGGATGGGACGAAGTGGGAAGTGCTGCTGTGGATGGGCCAAATAATCTGTATCTGGCTCCCAGTGAAATAGGTTCCACTGTATCCCCATGTCAAAGACTTGACCTGTCATGGTCAGGGATCCCAGTTGTTCTGTCTATTTCCCAAAGCTCTGCTTGCTAAATCCCCAGACTGTGGCTTGAGCTCAGCAAAGTGTTTATTCCTCAGCCTTCATGCTGTGCTGTGCTGAGCGGTATCCTGTGTGTTCATTCGACAGAATATAGTGTCCCATTGAGGCAGTACACATTCCCAAGTTCACACTTGGAATTAGGAAGCTGAGTGTGATGGTGGAGGATGATTTtggtgatggacacaaagtgctggagtaacacagcgggtcaggcagcatctatggagaaaaaggttgAGTAACGtctcgtgttgggacccttcctcagactgagatgtGGGTGTGGGGGAATAAAACCAGGCCTCTCCTCAGGGCAGAGCGTTCTGCATTGGTGAAGGGGAGGACggatgggggagagggcaggggaaatCTTGGTAAAACGTGACAGTGAGCACTGGATAGGCTGGATTATCCTTGGAATAGTGAAGGATGAGTGCAAAGCGTTCAAAATTATGAGACATTTCTGGTAGATAGTGGGAAAACTTGCCTGTGGAGAAGATTGGGTGGAGATTTAGATGGGATCTGAGAAAGCACTGTTAAGGTGGTTGGAATCTGTAACTCCATGCATGTGGATACTGGAGGCAGAGACTCGCACAATATTTGAGAACCATCTGGTCAAGTATTTGAATCGTCAAGGCTTAGATAGATGTTGACTAAGTCCAGGTCATTGGGGTTAGTATAGATAGCTAGCCATGACAAGAAACGACATAATgggttgaggggcctgtttctgtgctgtgtgatccgATGAACAGAAATGTGCCTGTTGCTTCTAATGTAGTCTAACCCAGGATGGTCTAACCCAGGGATCCAGACTCATGGTAGTTCAGTGACGTGCTGGAGGATATAAAACCTATTGTTTGAGCACCGTGCACCACTTTTCTCAAATCTATCTGAGCCCCAATGAGAAACTTGCCCAGTGAACTGGCAAGGCTTGGAGATGAAAGTCATTGCCTGGCTCGGGTACAGGTTCAGGCTAATCTAATTGTTTACCTACCCAGACATAAACTAGTTGGTGACCTTTATGTTGTACTGATTGGTCATTTTAGCCCTAACTTTTAACTTTGCTAAAAGTTGAGTCCCATGGGGACCCAAGTGGGGGATTGGCGACCTGGGCTGGAGAATTGCACGGAGCTTTGGCGTGTAACAGACCTTTAAGCCAGTTCATGAACTCACCAGCATCCCCCACACTTTTGCAGTCTGGACGAGGCAGTGTTCTGCATGTTTATGGAGTTtgagaggttgtgtaggaaaataactgcagatgctggtacaaatcgaaggtatcacaaaatgctggagcaactcagcaggtcaggcagcttctaggagggaaggaacgggtctgAGTTTGAGAGGTTGCTGATCCTGATAAAATATTTGAAGGAGCTGATCTTCAGGTTTTAGTTGTACTCAAGCACCATACCTCTGTTCTCTGGGTGCACAGTGCGGAGGGAGGTGGATTAGTCAGGTATTCCATTTCTGGGCCGGGCCAAAGAGGCAATTCACGGGTCCAGTGGAGTGGAGTTGAGAATACTGTCCAAGTGACTGGTTGCCCCTCTACTGGGTTTTATCTGTGCCCATATTCCCCCGGAGAGGGATCACCTTCATCAGAGCGCATTTGGAAAACCTTCTGAGAATGAAGTGTGCCATAGGGGCTCAAGTACTTCCAAGGTAATTATGATCGTGTTATGATATGATGTTTGTTGCTTGAAAACCTTCTGAATTGTGGTAAATGTAATGTACTCGTGGAATCAtgaaaaatggttttgaaaaggAAAAAGTAAAAGGTTGTCTCATCAAGGTTTGAGCCCAATTTGGTGAGAAATTAAATTCATCAGTTTGTTATCTCCGGATCCTAGTGATTTGTTTGCTTTCAGCTACCTTGTTCATCTACGTCTTTCAGTGAAGGTGAATTTGTAGCTCTAGATCTCTGAATTAATTTCCTGATTGCACATCCATTCTGTGAGATGATTAATGTCTCTGTGGAGGGAGCTGGTTGTAACCCAACATCTGCATTGTGCCAGACTCACTCTAAGACACTGCACACAATCCCTGTCTTGTTTGGTGCCTATCACAGTCATAGGGCTGTTGTCTTTGGGCCAGATTCGAGGAAGGTCCAAGCTGCAGCACACTCAGGTGAATAAAGGACACTGGGACCACTCGCAGAAGTGAAAAGATACCTGAACATGGGAGAATTCCCAAGATATTCATCCAAGACTGTTGGTGATGGGAATTGGGGATCCTTGGGTCTACAAGGATCTCCTTTACTCATGTTTCATTTCTCTGTCCCAACCTCAGAGCCCGTGTCAGGAACACACATTGTGGTTCAGAACATCACCGGAAACTGCACCCTGACCTGCTCCGTGACCTCCGGTGACCCCACCAGCTTCaggtggtggagggaaggagaaCCTCTGGGAAATGACAGCACCCATCACCTCCGGGGACATGGAGAGACAGTAGAGGTCCATCACGCAGCAGATTTCGGGGATGTTGTGTACAGGTGTGAGGCCAGGAACCCGGGCAGTGAGGGCACGGCAGAGATCCGGCTGAAGGACGTCTGTAAACAAACAATATCTGGTGAGTGTCAATGGGAAATTGGATTTGGAGAGGGCAGGGAATGTTTAATGGGACAGTGGCCTTGGGGGTTCATGCTGTGTCTAACCCATGCCCTTGGATTGTGTGATCAGACAGTGTGTCACAGGTACTTGATTCAGTCTGTCGTGGAGTGAGGAGCCCGAGGTGTCACTGAATTTGCTGGCCAATCCCCAGGGCCATTTTTACGACATCATTCTCTCTTTCACCAGGGGAGAGCAATTGTCTCTGTGGATGTCGGCTGAGGGCCATAATTGCTGCAGTCCTGCTCCTATGTCTCCTCTCAGTCGTGGTTGCCATCCACATCATCAGTGAGTCCTGGTTTTACGTGGTTCCAGTGAAAGACTGCTTTTCTGATGGGTATCGTTAGTAGTGAGGGGGAGATTGGGGCAAGTGGTATATATAACCCTGTCCCGAGTCTCTGTACTCTGCATTCCCTCGCTTCTCATCTCGCAGTATCAGAGGTCCATAGTGTCAAGAATCAATCGAGACCAGCATTACCCGGACTGGGTAATAGACTGATAGTGGGGTAGAGACTGGGATAATGGGATGTTGACAGGATATAGCAACCGCGGGGATTGAGGGACAACGTGACCAAAGGGAGAGAGGGACGCAGTGACTGGGACTGAAGAAAAGTGGGGTACAGAGATGAGGTTCTAGAACCCAGGAGAGAGGGATCTTGAGTCCGTTGGACATTATAGAG
This region of Rhinoraja longicauda isolate Sanriku21f chromosome 24, sRhiLon1.1, whole genome shotgun sequence genomic DNA includes:
- the LOC144605301 gene encoding SLAM family member 5-like; amino-acid sequence: MRLREVSLCPLSSCSTAPIPSSCESMNLTTFLKREGVYRDRSSVHFTLVAEKKMDVWCLLICFWLSLPGSIPGTEALPPTVNGVRGHSVSLSPEIAGGLDIGKIEWRKTSLRSKITEFSKGNIAYFGTEEYGQRITLHPKSLTLEIRDLRREDAGDYEVTVILRSGTEIQSRIRLEVYEPVSGTHIVVQNITGNCTLTCSVTSGDPTSFRWWREGEPLGNDSTHHLRGHGETVEVHHAADFGDVVYRCEARNPGSEGTAEIRLKDVCKQTISGESNCLCGCRLRAIIAAVLLLCLLSVVVAIHIISSHPVTGTRGRLHKAE